The genomic interval CTCTCCCTGCAGATGCTTAGCAGCGAAAGTGAAGGCATAAACAACTCGAACTCGAAATGCATAGCTGTAAATCCGGGTAGACTAGCGAAGGGAGAAGGAGGGGGAACTTTTGTCGAGCTTCATTATGGTGGGGGTTCCGACCAAATTAACGCTTCAATTGTTGGCATATGATGTTGAAGATGCATTTTGTTAAGGTAACCACTTAAATTAGTTTTAGCTTTAACCTCCATcatgtttgttatttttttaatcaaatctgTACAAATGTATCCTCTAGAAACCACACCGGCAGCTCCAGCCGTTTAATTAATGAACACATAAATCATAGTTTATTACTTGGGAAAATTATGTTGATTTTTTTGTATGCACATTAATCATATTTCACATCTCACTTTGCAAGATATATTCGGTTTTATACtataattttaacaatttaatTAGAGAATGTACTTGCACTTTGTTAACTTCTAGTTTCATCATTTATGTATGGTAAGATTATTAATTTTGCTGTAGGGATTCAAAACTGTTtgtttttagattataaatatcTTAAAACGAGGAACACATAATTTGACTTACtttcattataaaaattaagcaatAATTGACTCTATTCATAAATTTCAATtgtcaataaaattttaaatgttaggtatgtttatttttacataattagATTCATGTgatgaacaaaataaatatttaagataaagaagttatattataaataattttatgtgaaaattgttatgataaaaaatgaatgttatatatattttctggggtaatttaagtatttttcattatttaatatCTGAAGAATTACagaaatttaatatttcaaaatatacatTTGATTAATAGAATTAATTATTCATTCTGTCTTAGGATTCAATTTTCTTGCTTGGAAACTTTTATGATTCACCATGCAAGCAACAAAATGATTGGCAACTTCTAAAACAAAACAGCGTTAATCTAGAACCTAGAACGTGAATCATTTTTAGTTCAATTGGAGAATAAATGAATGGGTAGTGTTCAAATGTGTATAACTTCATAAGTTAATTTTTTCGACATATAAAATTCCATATATTCCAATAGTAAAAAttctaatttaatttgatttgaacATGCTTTTTCTACTTCTAAGTTATAAAATTGTCTATAACTGTTTTACCCAAATCAAATTCAATGAATAAATCAACGTGTATgttatatttgaaaattttaatgacATTTTTGTTCACATTTtttgtaatttgaaaataaatgttaGTGATTATTAAGTTCCAAGGATGGTTACTTTTAAAATGATCAGCTATTGCAACATTTTATATGCTGATCTtaatttaactttaataatttGGTCGAAATAACATAATAGACAATAATTTGTTACAAGAGAAAGTCATAATTGTTATTAGCAAATACTTTCTTAAATTTGGTATGGGGGAAAATTTCTCTAACCTTAAATGAAATCcaaaataacttaattttatacCATCAAAGAAAATAAAGCTAACTAATTATTTTCCTCCAAATTAAAGTTACTTCTATaaatatacactaaaaaaataaatcagtaaacttaaaaatttaaagtgataaaatatttacaattaatgattaaaaataaagcCGCATCGTAATTACATTCAAATtacatttttctaaaataaaatattggtaTTCATGAACGAATCGAAACATACCccaaaattaagtaaaaaataaaataaaattaatgtcaATACATAAATTTATCGTATATCGATTCAAAAAGATTGTGTTTTCATGtattttataataactaaaGATATATTTAGGAATGATTGTATTACAGAGGAGAATATGGACATTGATGGAATATTAGTATTTTGTTGCATGCAAGGAAGGGTACAATTGTGCAACCTAATATATAAGTCGTCGACAAATAGCAAATAGAAATTCAGCAATGGGCCGGTAATAAGTTAATAAACATTGCGGATTCCCGCAATGAACACCCAAGAAAATCTAGGGCAAAAACGACAGATTTGCTTATAAGAATTATGCCTATTCCGTTAACATGACGATAAATACCAAACCAGTACAAAAGATGCAGAACACCTTGAATTTCACCATTAAGTTCAACTAAGACTCTACTACGGTAGAACTAAGCTTAAATAAAACTCAGGCaaagaataaactatcaccgtACAGCAGGAGTCGAAAAGGTGCAAAAGCTCAGGTTCCCAGAGTAAACAGATTGCTGGATTACATCACCATACCTCCATCAATGGTGAAAACCTGCGCCAATCAATTCTAGTCTAAATAAATGCTTTAGGTGATAGTGGGAAAGAAATACATGTAAACAATATAAGTTATAGAACCCCAATGCATAACTTGATTTTAACTTGTAAAAAGAAGTTTGATTCATTTTACTTCTCTATTTGTCAAGTCCTTGGggaaaaatttattcaaactaAGTCATAATACCTATAATTTTATGGATTACAACAAGTAGTTAGGTAGTTTAACTAGGTAAGTCGGTTATTTTCATTCATGGGAATAAATAAATGACCTGTCCAGTGATGTAACTAGAAGCTTGATTAAGAGCCAAGAATTCCACCAGTCCAGCAACTTCCTCCGGTTGGCCATATCTTCCTGAATCCAAGTTAAAAACGACAagttaataaaaaagttaaacaaattaaaacctCCATTATAGTATTTCCAATGTTCACCTAGTGGGATTGTCTCTAATATCTTCTTCTCAATGTCCTGTCCTAACTTTGCAGTCATGTCAGATGCAATAAACCCCGGAGCAACCGCATTAACCTGGCAAAGGAAACCAGGTTTAAGTTAATTCGTCAGCTAATATTGTAAACCTTTGATGCCAGAAAGAAAATGCATAGATTCTTAGTAAATTACGGTGATGTTTCTGCTAGCATATTCCTTTGCAACTGTTTTTGTCAGGCCAATTACTCCTGCTTTTGCAGCACTATAATTGGCTTGTCCAACATTACCAACTAAACCGACAACTGATGCAATATTGACTATCCTTCCCTGCAAAAACAATTTACATGAAAGTATAGATCTTAGTGACCATTGTCAGCTTGCAAACCATAAAATGAGATAGCAAAGCATGGATGCTAAAAGCACTAAATTTACAAAAAGGAATCGTTGGTAAGAATATCTTCACTTTAGGAATAATTAATCACTTCACAGATTAATGATATTACTGTGACTAATGGCTAACCAGTCATTGAATTAATTAACCACTTGAGAtgtccataaaaaaaattcattaaggATTTCTCAATACAAAAGAACAATTTAGTGGTATCTCaccttctttttcttcatcaTAACCTTAGCAGCAGCCTGCAGAAATAAACTAGCTCAGATccaattgaaaatgaaaaaggaaaaactAAGCTTTTTGGGTTTGAGAGAACGCTttcttgatttatttatttatttcaaaaataattacaGGAATGCCACCCTATTTTAAATTTGCTTATTATTGTTTCCAAAGATTTATACACAACATTTAAAcagggtttttaaaaaaaaactttatgcaCAAATCTTTAAAAGCAGAAACAAGGCCTTCAAAAAGTGACATTTCTATAATTATAtcataaaacagaaaatgttTTCTCAAACTAAACAAGAATTTCAAACAAACTCTGATTGAAAACATATTTACCTGTATGCAAAGAAAAACACCAGTTAGATTTAGATCAATAACATCCTGCCATTGAGATTTCTTCATTCTCATCAGTAAACCATCTTTAGTTATTCCTGAAAGACATAACAATATTTATTTGAGAATGACTGAAGAAAAAGAGAGGGGGAGGAAGGGGGCTAGCTCAACCACAGAAGCTTTCCAACTTACCTGCATTGTTTATCAATACATCAACTGTTCCCCAAGCATCAACTGCCTGCAGATGTAAAAGTTATGAAGCAGCCAAGGTAGAATAAGGTAAATGTAAGGATTCAAGAGTATCTGCTCACAGTTTTAATCATAGCCTCCACATCTGCCTCATTAGAAACATCTCCACCAAATGTAAGAGCTTGCCCACCAAATTCCTCAATCTAAATTCCTCAAACAAATTAATACATATTAAAACAACGTATAAATAATGTGTAACTAAACAAATCAATGCAATTCAGACAATCACTATTTTCTCCTGGGTAAAAGAAACTTATAATCATAATAAGCATTTTTTACAACAACATTGCTATCGGCTAAAATAACAAATATGCTGATATTATAGGATATCCGAATCTCAATTATATTGCCAATGAAGAAAATgtataataaaacaattaaagtAATCACATTGGTTCAGACTTAGTAAATAACTCCACATTATGGCCCGAATATGATATTTCACGAAAACTATATCACATAAATAGCAACAGATGCGCACTAAAAAACTAATCACACAAGTTTCAGGAGGAAAAATTCTACCTCTTTGGAAACCTCCTCGGCTTCCTTGGATGACCTTGCATAGTTGACCAGAACCTGCAACACAAGGCCAAGTTACTAAACACAGGATCCCAAAGCAAATCACGACAGTATTACAGCAATGTAGACAACTTTAATTTCGTAAAGAAAGTTCCACGGAATACTCTATATCGTgacaaaaattgaaaaacaaaaacaaaaagtatTAACAATAGAACTGCTTATCCAAAACATGTATCTTCAACATTGCGTCACTATCGCCAGAAGCATATTTTTTATGTGCctaatttaaaaatctaaaGAAGTTCAACTAACTTAAACTGCACATAATCACCGGTAAACTAAAGCAACTTAAATCGCAAATTCTAAAACAACAATTTGAAAGCGAGATACATAGATACACTATGTGAAATTCACCAAAAAATCGataatctaattttaatttttttacgaCAGTGAACCGTTCATTATCAGATTACGCTCAACATTGGCGAAGACGAACCTTGCAACCTGCTTTACCTAAGGTCAGTGCAATCGCTCGGCCAATACCTCTGGAAGCTCCGGTAACCACTACAACCGGCGCTTCCACTTTCTGAGTTGCTCCGGTTCCAGCTTCCTCCAGAGTAGCAACCTGCGCTCTCACACCTGCACTTACGCGTATCAAATAATCACCAAAACTGAACACGCGGACATAATAACGATTGAAATGCAAAACGCAAAAAGCAAAAAACAAATCCGTACCAGAGGATCTAAACGGAGCACTCGATTGGTGACGAAGGCCGGAAACGGAACGGCGATTCGTGAGAACCGGAGACCATTGCCTGATCTGACAGACTTTCCGGTTACCGGAGGCGGCGAAGTTGGCGGTTCGGAGAGCGACGCAATTGGATCCGGCAATAGAAGCCATGAGTGTTCCGAAAACGCAACGAGAAGCAAAAATGGAAGAAGCCAGAGAGAGAATAGTGGAGAAGGAGAGAAAGAAAGTGTGTTGCAGTTTTTAAAACAGAATTCGGTTGCGGTTGTTAGATTAGTGCTTGCTTTGGGAGCTCCGCAGAGAGTGAATGTTGGTAATGAAAGGGCGATGGTAACAAAGGGAGTGTGGTTTGTGAGGGGAGGTGGCAATTACCGCGTGAGCCCTTATATTGCGCGATTCTATGTGAGTGTGTAAAGGGTAAAATGGTAAATGAAGGCCTTCTTTATACTTGGGAGCATCGTTTTCGTTGGTAGTGAAGTGATACACCATTCACCTAAACTAAACCTATGTCTGACTCACCAAAAGTATGAGCCAAATTATTCCTACACCATATCAATTCAAAAATCATCACCTGAtattaaaaatgacaaaaatattctgatgaaaataactttaaataaaaaaatgtttaaataaaaattatttccaaaaccttttatctctagaaatattctttcaattctgaaattttttattaataatgtattttcaattttgtattACAGATTTTTTTTGTCCGGAATATTTTTGtttggaatgtatttttttttaattatatttactattttagatttttaaatttgaaataaaaataattttaaaattttttaaaaatgatagagtacatgttaaaattgatatggtgcaggaagaaattggcAAAAGTATATTAGAgaatacaacattttttttttctttctacatCATTTACTACATTACATGTGTCTATTCGTTATAAAATAAAGGAATTTAAAAGTAAATTCAAGTTTTGTGTCTAAGACAAGCTTATTTTATTCACGTTTATTATAAAGACCTAATTGTAATTATTTCATCGATTAATATATTATGTAAATGTAACTATAGCTGCcgataaaacaaaagaaaaagaaaaccaatGCAACTACTGCTAAACTTACAACTGTAAATTCCAATATTAAAAATGctatttaattttgaaacataaaaagatactaatacaatattttaaaagaatttagaaaaaatattgcCAAATTTTTCGACATCAAAATTCTTAATACATACTAAAAagactatttaaaaataatagaattattgaaaaaatatcttaaaaattaatttctaattcTTAGCtgtaaagtttcaaaataatatacttCGATAGAATAAAAAAACCATTTCTAAGAATGAGAAGTGTTTgacaaagtttaaaaaaaatgataaaaatgcaTTTTAATTCCTTTGAAAAAAATCTAACTTAATTTCGTTATCCAAAAAATACTTTCCTCCATTTTCATCCCCTTTAATTTGAGAATACTTAATTTTTTAGCCATTTTCCaacttaaaagtattttttgtcACCTATGAGAATAAGGTATCTGGTTTACACGTAAATCTACTTATGatattaatatatgtatatatatatatatatatatatatataattttctgtCTGTAAACAGTTTTGTTATTCACATATTTATTCAGATGTAGTAAAACCCAAGCTCCAGTAACGAGTCATAACATAACTCATGATGAGAGAAAGCTTCACTTTTTTACCTCTTTTCTAACTTTGGCATTGCAGCAAGAGAACCCTACCAAAAATTGTATTCAGAACAAGTAAGATAACAGATCAGAAAATCGACGATCTGTTTACAAACTTCTAAATTGTTTAGATCAGATGCAGAGTCAGAAGCTCCAGTTTTAAAAGGTTGTTTAGATAGAGACACCAATTAAGCATTCTTTTGTGCAGGTTTCTTCGAATTGTTTTTCCGACGAACCTTCACCAAAGCTTTTTGTATATCCTAcaacaataaaaagaaaaatgaagatcATTCGAGTATGTATCTCAAGAATACATCTTCAACATAAAGAAATAAGTTTATGTAATTGCTCAAGCCAAGTTGACCCAAGCCATATACACTGATATAAGCCTAATCAGATAACTCGAGCTAGTCCTCTAAGCAATAAGATGCCTGCCCTAAGACCTCCACCAAGCATAATTTAAGGTAGCATTTTGAATTACTTTTAACACAAACTAGTCCAGGAATTGGTCCCAATCACAACGCTTAATCCATAGGAAGATTTGGTTTGGCGATATCATCATAATATAAATCCAAGTAGTGAATGAAAGTTAAGGTGCCAGGCACAAAAGTTAAAACAATATAAGCAAGCCTCTTCCTTACCCCATCAGGTTCGTGTTGAATTGTCCCTGGGGTCCAAAGGCCCTCCAAATTGTAGTAAGCTCTAGCCTTTTCATCAAGTGCATGAATTATCACTTTACCTAAACATAAAATTGATccataaaggaaaaaaaaggcATGTTAGAACTATAAATCCAATAATTGAAAGTTTTTATAACATAAAAAGCACTGTTCATTGATCTAGAAAAACTACTCTTTAACAGGAAGTGACAGAGAATAGACCTACTAAACCCTTAAAActaacaaataaattatttcccCGAAGCCTTGTCAAGCCATAGGACTCTGAGCAAATGAAAGGAGTTAACATGTAAGTGATCCATGAAAGAATCGTCAACTTGCAACACCTCCCAGAGGGGATAAAAAGAGCAAACCGCAATGTTGGATTAGTTGTAACAGACAAATTTCAGTTAATTCTTCAATAAAAGAGTCTTGTTCGAAGAATATATGTATGACACATCACCCATTCGGGTGGCAATGTGGACTAACCCACTCCGTTTTGGCTTGTCTCACCGCATCTCGCATGCCAGGAACAGGTCGAGACAAGCTGATCCACATAAGACTTCGAGTTAATAGTTCTGTCTAACCCACTCctatgtaaattttttaaaatagttaacaaAAACCTTTTAACTTTTAAATCCCAAATTAAATGTCTTACAAAAACATTAATAAGTTACTATTTactacaaataaataaaaatgctgtgaaaatatatattaaagtcGACCATGAAATGAAATCTAGATTTATACTAGTAAATATACAATATTCATGAAATaatgaatgaaaatatttagtCATATTCAACATACAGATAATACTATATAacaataaaagattaaaaaaatccaGGTTACTGGACGGGCTGACCCACACTTTCGCCCATGCAAATTGTGTTATGTGGACGGCTTATGTGGGTTGATGGGCTTAAATGTCCAGCTCGTCCTACCCTTTTTTACAACAGGTTGCACGCCGGCCTACATGGCCTACCCACCTTGCCACCCCTAATCACCCAAGAATGGTAATTCACTGACTCCATTCAACAGCGAAGAAATTAGAATAAGTGCAAGAAAGAAAATCAGAGGTTGGAGACTGGAAACAGATACGAAGTTGAGACTTAACTCATTATCTTATTTGATTTAGTGAATATCACACAGAGTAACATGCGCTTACACAATAATGTTGTGGAATGAACAAGTTAACTTAGCCACTTTCTAGTACTAACGAACTAACTAGTCACACTGGTAGCATACTTAATTAGCTAGGGAAGAAATGAGCCTCCACTTAAACTGAATTAGTAGCTCTCTGATGTGAGCTTCAACCACTATCTGCATACTGGTTTACATAACATACATCATACAACATCGATAGTGTGGATGAAATAGACGTCTCTGAAAAAGAAGACCCCATTAAAGACACTCAACTAGTTCtttgtaaatattaattattgaaGAAGTATGTGAATACCCCATATCAACAACATTCCTAAAAAAATAGAACATTTAGCAACCTCAGTCAATATGCTATATCTGTTACCAGCCATTATCATTATGGTAGTAGAATCGAGATACAAGTAGTGTATCGAAGAGTTGATATTATGAATCGTAAATCGTTTCGTATCATGAATCGTAGATTCATAaacattacaaaatttaatatatacttaaatatataagatatgtaTACATGCaagatacaataaattatatatataccaCACTTCACCAAAACAACctctaaaaaaataatgtggTGCATACATGTTATTAAACAAATTCTGTCTATCTTCTTTTATttactcattttttaaattCCACACCGATTCACACAATACAGAATCGTTTCGTTTCGAGATTCAGCGATTCTTCATGCGTCGCACGATACAGTTAAGATTCAGGAACGAAAAAGATTCGTCAAAAGATTCGTATCTTGGAAGGGTGAAACTGTATCGTTTCGTATGGTAAAATACTAACTACTATGATTATCATTACTATAATTTTGCTCCCTTTGAATTCTCAGCTAGAAAAAATTTCTTCAAAATGACTTTAGgtgagaaaaataagaaaaaatgaaatgaacttCTTCATGAGTTAATTTAGataaattatataagaaaattcTACAAATTTGGGtatgcataaattaattttaaccaaATAAACTATCTCTCTCGAAGATTGTCTAAACAACCCCTAATGGATTTTCTAAATTCAACAAAACGAAAGCATATGAAcacaaacaacaacaataaaagcATTAGATACCAGAGTCAATGACGATCCACTTTCCTCCAGCTTGCCCTTGCACACTCGGCAGCATCATTCGTTCAGCTCCCTTCTGTTTCTGTTTAGCCTGGTCAATCACCCAAACATACATAAGTCGGAAGAAAAACGAAACGATAACTGTTTCTGAGTTTCAATCGAAAATCAACAAAGCGAGAAAAAATGACGAAGAAACGAAGGTGTGGTGCCTTGTAAATTAGGGCTTGAGCGATGTTCTTGACGTGCCAGGTGGACCTGCCAGTGGCGAGAACCATGAAATCAGCCCAATCGCAGTGCTTGGGAACCGGTATCACCTTAACGTCGTCAGCTTTGATCTCCGTCAGAACCTTCTCGATCTCCGGCAGATCCAGAAGGTCTTTACGGCCGTCCACGGCGGCGAAAGAAGAAAAGGCTACGTTCTTCTTCCAtggctgatgaagaagaagggacTCAGAATATCGCAAACACGTTCGAGTTCGGAGAAATCCCCACATTCGAATTCCACGTTCAAATCAAATCAGAGCACAGCGAGTGAGTTTGCGGAGAAGTTATACCCTTGTAATGTGACGACGCCGTTTTCATTTCTAGTGTTTTTTTTTCCCACTGGTATTGGTCTATCCGCATTTTCAGTTTTTCCTCCGTtgtagaataataataaaaaatacaatattaaaatCCGAATAtccaataatataaaatatatatattaataatttatattaaaatataaaaataatatgattaaatattaatatattaaattataagtgGTTATATTTTCTTAACAGATATCAACCTATCATctctttttataaataaattaataattaggAGGGGAATTTTGTTTATCCAATTCAAACGGGTCATTTATCCAAGTTAAACTTTGAGTTTAACTAAAATTAGTAGAAGATTTTTTTaaggattaaatatatttttgtcttatattataaaattaattttttttttccaaacttTATATCTCTTGAATAGTTGTAGTAAGTaaactattaaaataagttttggttaattttttttacatggtAAACTGTACCGGTATGGGCGAGGCCGACCCCTAACCTCCCTGCCCGAGACTCGGTCAACCTGACCAAAACCAAAGGAAGACCGGCCGAGACCtgagagacttggccgagaTGACAAGGCCGACTGCCTGTTTGGTCGAGACCTTGGAAGACTCGGTCGAAACCTTAAGAGtcttggccgagacgaccgacACCACTGGAATTTGGCCGAGGGCCGACCCACACCATGGGTACTTGGCTGTCGACCGACCCCTACTAaagttaacgctcaaaccaagatcagtgaagttaatccaTCATTAAGAATTAAGTAATGCGACCTTAACTGGTATCCACCTTGATAAACGGGCTCAACAAGGTAGGctcattagaataatataaatagcacgtaTTCCAatgagtaaggtatgtcatttattactgttcacctacttgagagctgaccacccgctttactgacttgagcgtcggagtgccttcgcaggtaccccaccatccggtgttcagccGAGACCGAGTGTCGAAGTAGAAGCAAAAGGACGAGAATAATCCCAGCTCACCATCCAGTCACCTGACCGACGAAGCAATGAGAAGAAGACTttaatagttctctaggtctcatctccctagtaggaacaTAAACTATTTGTTCATGGGAACTAGAATGTAAAATATTTCATGCTAATTGATAGTTGATatgatattataatataatttattttaaaattttatttgttatattaaaaaatgataaaaaaatattttaatagtttatttattgcaattttaaagtttaaactGGAAAAAATAcgttaaaataaaagaaaatgaaaaagatatttaactcatcttcttttttcattttcttttttatgagAGCACGTAGTTACAAATGTATAAGAAAGTGGGGAATGATGACAAATTGACAAAGATTTCTTTTGAAATATCTATGATGCAACCATGCGACAAAAGtcaattttacatttatttgcGTTCGTGCATAAGCAAAAGAGCTTTATGTTATGTCAACATCGATAACCATTTTCTCTCCAA from Phaseolus vulgaris cultivar G19833 chromosome 1, P. vulgaris v2.0, whole genome shotgun sequence carries:
- the LOC137815228 gene encoding protein Iojap-related, mitochondrial; translated protein: MWGFLRTRTCLRYSESLLLHQPWKKNVAFSSFAAVDGRKDLLDLPEIEKVLTEIKADDVKVIPVPKHCDWADFMVLATGRSTWHVKNIAQALIYKAKQKQKGAERMMLPSVQGQAGGKWIVIDSGKVIIHALDEKARAYYNLEGLWTPGTIQHEPDGDIQKALVKVRRKNNSKKPAQKNA
- the LOC137815227 gene encoding 3-oxoacyl-[acyl-carrier-protein] reductase 4, producing the protein MASIAGSNCVALRTANFAASGNRKVCQIRQWSPVLTNRRSVSGLRHQSSAPFRSSGVRAQVATLEEAGTGATQKVEAPVVVVTGASRGIGRAIALTLGKAGCKVLVNYARSSKEAEEVSKEIEEFGGQALTFGGDVSNEADVEAMIKTAVDAWGTVDVLINNAGITKDGLLMRMKKSQWQDVIDLNLTGVFLCIQAAAKVMMKKKKGRIVNIASVVGLVGNVGQANYSAAKAGVIGLTKTVAKEYASRNITVNAVAPGFIASDMTAKLGQDIEKKILETIPLGRYGQPEEVAGLVEFLALNQASSYITGQVFTIDGGMVM